A part of Salvelinus alpinus chromosome 5, SLU_Salpinus.1, whole genome shotgun sequence genomic DNA contains:
- the c7a gene encoding complement component C7, which yields MQTLNMKDRLSVSLICLPWLFFGMFSPSNCVEPVHCQWGSYGDWSECDGCTKTQSRTRAMVVYAQFGGNPCSGGATQTQPCETARGCPLKEGCGGRFRCRSGKCISQSMVCNGDQDCEEDNQDELKCDPDKTFPVCNNDKPPPNVEHLGLGFDAVTGKQRGSVINTKSYGGQCRTVFSGDNKVLYRLPQSTLRYNFEVKVQNDFSDEFYTSSWSYAKDVVKRETTTGTTTGFNNYDFHQTEEKNRNNHLLVVKNNVEVAQFQNNAPGYLSLSEEFWKVLATLPTVYDYATYRMVVERFGTHYLSEGTLGGYFRALLSIDQETATQMAKVTWKYNECTKTKHRILFVSWTTEKCRKDEKEYTLPNPPSISRSDTVKKVDVEGGVTAHIAALKALDLNTPSKNWEMYKNWAESVRTLPVVIKRKMRPLYELVKEVQCAGVKRLHLKRAIEQYLNERHPCRCQPCRNNGLVVMAGDKCSCICKPGTDGLACEKGKEVEGQEGVIHGSWSCWSGWTSCSGGQRSRTRACSNPAPQRGGQHCNGEVRETTGCADDQDLQYLQTMEPQCFDLTVPPKETCRSPPPLPNGYVLDPKDVYLVGSKIEYTCIEGYHLIGIRIAECTVAQTWSTPSKECKSSRCHVPSLLNDVTGSHWQPTYDIGERILLSCPEGRHIVGDKEIICDSSLHWSPDPNTITCSQAPKTLDHLDGPAGQCKPWEKLAKDKCICKMPYECTSSLQVCANNLENGRTNRLSVCKMHTLNCLGRSYKLAEDSACEWPANTTSPCTDCQFWETCDGQTNQCRCKDWAECSDPGLSVCVRMGDDANSATQTLSECEAGLRRCKGEKVSVVSILPCSA from the exons GTGCATTGCCAGTGGGGATCCTACGGAGACTGGTCAGAGTGTGATGGCTGCACTAAAACACAG TCTCGGACCCGTGCCATGGTGGTATATGCCCAGTTTGGGGGGAACCCATGCAGTGGAGGGGCCACTCAGACCCAGCCCTGTGAGACTGCTCGAGGCTGCCCCCTGAAGGAAGGCTGTGGAGGGAGGTTCCGCTGCCGCTCAG GGAAGTGTATCAGCCAGTCTATGGTGTGTAATGGAGATCAGGACTGTGAGGAAGACAACCAGGATGAACTGAAGTGTGACCCAGACAAGACATTCCCTGTTTGTAACAATGACAAACCACCACCCAATGTTGAGCATCTAGGACTGGG GTTTGATGCAGTGACAGGAAAACAGAGAGGAAGTGTGATCAACACTAAGAGCTATGGAGGCCAGTGCAGGACTGTCTTCAGTGGGGACAACAAGGTCCTCTACAGGCTGCCCCAGAGCACTCTGAGGTACAACTTTGAG GTCAAAGTTCAGAATGATTTCAGCGATGAATTCTACACCAGCTCCTGGTCCTACGCCAAGGACGTAGTCAAGAGAGAGACAACGACGGGTACAACCACAGGATTCAACAACTATGACTTCCATCAGACGGAGGAAAAAAACAGG AACAACCACCTGTTGGTGGTAAAGAACAACGTTGAGGTGGCTCAGTTCCAGAACAATGCCCCAggatacctctctctgtctgaggagtTCTGGAAGGTTCTGGCCACGCTCCCCACTGTGTACGACTACGCTACCTATAGGATGGTGGTGGAGAGGTTTGGAACCCACTACCTCTCCGAGGGGACCCTGGGCGGATACTTCCGCGCCTTACTCAGCATCGACCAGGAAACAGCCACACAGATGG CCAAGGTCACGTGGAAGTATAATGAGTGTACCAAGACCAAACACCGGATTCTGTTCGTTTCATGGACAACCGAGAAATGTAGAAAGGATGAAAAGGAATATACACTACCCAACCCCCCAT CCATCAGTAGGTCTGACACGGTAAAGAAGGTGGATGTGGAGGGAGGGGTCACTGCACACATCGCAGCCCTTAAGGCTCTGGACCTCAACACTCCAAGTAAAAACTGGGAAATGTACAAGAACTGGGCGGAGTCTGTGCGGACCTTGCCTGTAGTCATCAAACGAAAG ATGAGGCCTCTGTATGAGCTGGTGAAGGAGGTGCAGTGTGCTGGGGTGAAGAGGCTCCACCTGAAGCGTGCCATAGAGCAGTACCTGAATGAGAGGCACCCATGTCGCTGCCAGCCCTGCAGGAACAACGGCCTGGTGGTGATGGCTGGGGATAAGTGTAGCTGCATCTGTAAACCTGGGACAGACGGACTGGCCTGTGAGAAGGGGAAGGAGGTGGAGGGGCAGGAGG GGGTGATACATGGCAGCTGGTCTTGCTGGTCTGGCTGGACTTCTTGCTCCGGAGGTCAGAGGTCACGAACACGTGCATGCAGTAACCCCGCCCCTCAGAGAGGCGGCCAGCACTGCAACGGAGAGGTCAGGGAGACGACAGGCTGCGCTGATGACCAAGACCTGCAATACCTCCA GACCATGGAGCCTCAGTGCTTTGACCTGACCGTCCCACCTAAGGAGACCTGCAGGAGCCCACCTCCTCTCCCTAATGGCTATGTCCTG GATCCAAAAGATGTGTATCTGGTGGGCAGTAAGATTGAATACACCTGCATAGAGGGCTACCATCTGATTGGAATAAGGATCGCAGAGTGCACTGTTGCTCAGACATGGAGCACACCTTCCAAAGAGTGCAAGA GCTCCAGGTGCCATGTCCCGTCCCTTCTAAATGATGTCACAGGCTCTCACTGGCAGCCCACCTATGACATAGGGGAACGTATCCTACTTTCCTGCCCTGAGGGGAGACACATAGTGGGAGACAAAGAGATCATCTGTGACTCCAGTCTGCACTGGTCACCggaccccaacaccatcacatgTAGCCAGG CACCGAAAACGCTTGATCACCTTGACGGCCCAGCAGGGCAATGCAAACCATGGGAGAAACTCGCCAAAGACAAATGTATCTGCAAAATGCCTTATGAGTGCAC GTCTTCTCTACAGGTGTGTGCCAACAATCTTGAGAATGGTCGGACAAATAGACTGAGCGTGTGCAAGATGCACACCTTAAATTGTCTGGGAAGGAGCTACAAGCTGGCAGAGGACAGCGCCTGCGAGTGGCCAGCCAACACAACTTCCCCCTGCACCGACTGCCAGTTCTGGGAGACTTGTGACG GACAAACAAACCAGTGTCGCTGTAAGGACTGGGCTGAGTGCTCAGATCCAGGGTTGAGTGTCTGTGTCCGTATGGGGGATGATGCTAACAGTGCCACCCAGACACTGAGCGAGTGTGAGGCAGGACTGAGGAGGTGTAAAGGAGAAAAGGTGTCAGTTGTCAGCATACTACCTTGTAGCGCTTAA